One part of the Rutidosis leptorrhynchoides isolate AG116_Rl617_1_P2 chromosome 1, CSIRO_AGI_Rlap_v1, whole genome shotgun sequence genome encodes these proteins:
- the LOC139865177 gene encoding uncharacterized protein — protein sequence MANSEIQTVSHWLVFLCLLTIFTSGAFAGYLIVRFERPPQENEEEEEEQLHEEDGWKPSLRCIHPVCLLVIRFISFSLLLVLIIYYAIVNGGKVFNYYPIWTMVLNIVYFLIGFVLSVYGCKKHFRDAHFIGPRERPKVAGFWTFILQIIFQMQAGAIVFTLTIFWAIEIRDLVRKESIMDPLKACVHSVNLVLVLIETAFNNLKTFPWFRISYFVLLTWTFTLYQWTILFGPERLWWPYFFLDMASPYSPLWYLAVPLYEVPCYGVFVLLVNLK from the exons ATGGCAAATTCTGAGATACAGACAGTTAGTCACTGGCTGGTTTTTCTCTGTCTTCTGACGATCTTCACTTCTGGGGCTTTTGCTGGATATCTGATAGTCAGATTTGAAAGGCCGCCGCAagagaatgaagaagaagaagaagagcaaTTGCATGAAGAAGATGGTTGGAAACCATCACTTAGGTGCATTCATCCCGTGTGCTTACTGGTGATACGGTTCATCAGCTTCAGTTTGCTTCTGGTTCTTATCATCTACTATGCCATTGTTAATGGAGGCAAAGTATTCAACTACTACCCAAT CTGGACAATGGTACTTAACATTGTCTACTTTCTG ATTGGATTTGTGCTATCAGTGTATGGCTGCAAGAAGCATTTCCGAGATGCTC ATTTTATTGGTCCAAGGGAACGACCTAAAGTTGCCGGCTTTTGGACTTTCATATTGCAGATAATATTCCAG aTGCAGGCAGGTGCGATTGTGTTTACACTTACTATCTTCTGGGCTATTGAGATTCGAGATCTTGTCCGCAAAGAATCTATTATGGATCCG CTAAAAGCATGTGTACACTCGGTGAATCTCGTGCTTGTGCTTATTGAGACGGCATTTAATAACTTG AAGACATTCCCTTGGTTTCGGATCTCATACTTTGTCCTTTTGACGTGGACTTTCACCCTTTACCAGTGGACGATTCTTTTCGGCCCTGAAAGATTATG GTGGCCTTATTTTTTCCTGGATATGGCTTCTCCATACTCCCCGTTATG GTACCTGGCAGTACCACTCTATGAAGTGCCTTGCTACGGGGTGTTCGTGCTATTG GTCAATCTGAAATAG